A part of Candidatus Deferrimicrobiaceae bacterium genomic DNA contains:
- a CDS encoding ATP-grasp domain-containing protein, translating to MAILYTPVEDTLQGVEGQMRIDLDLAVSARQVMTALAASGHVTRPFTFGKDPAALASSLRAFGTEVVFNLSECPMNSAQKEPHGAALLELLGLPYTGNSPLPLTVCNNKALTKHLLSSFGIPTPAFRLYRSVPRGRSDLRFPVIVKPANEDGSAGITEESVVDDEAGLKKRVGHVIGKYQQGALAEEFVGGREFNVGVLGNGTAADPFRTLPPAELVYRSKRWRVCSFESKWDNNHPAYGEIAPECPANIPDTLRNRLERLTLACARAFELCGYARVDFRMNRRGKLFALEVNPNPDISSNAGLDRAARAAGISYEALVIEILRLAISRGAR from the coding sequence GTGGCCATCCTCTACACCCCCGTGGAGGACACCCTGCAAGGCGTCGAGGGACAGATGCGCATCGATCTCGACCTCGCCGTGAGCGCCCGGCAGGTCATGACGGCGCTCGCCGCCTCGGGGCACGTCACCCGGCCCTTCACCTTCGGGAAGGACCCCGCCGCCCTCGCCTCGTCGCTGCGCGCTTTCGGTACCGAGGTGGTGTTCAACCTGAGCGAGTGCCCGATGAACTCCGCCCAGAAGGAGCCGCACGGCGCAGCCCTCCTCGAGCTGCTCGGCCTCCCGTATACGGGGAACAGCCCCCTGCCCCTGACCGTGTGCAACAACAAGGCGCTGACCAAGCACCTCCTGTCCTCCTTCGGGATTCCGACGCCGGCGTTTCGCCTGTACCGGTCCGTCCCCCGCGGACGATCGGATCTCCGCTTCCCCGTGATCGTGAAGCCCGCCAACGAGGACGGGTCGGCGGGCATCACCGAGGAGAGCGTGGTCGACGACGAGGCGGGGCTCAAAAAAAGGGTCGGGCACGTGATCGGGAAGTATCAACAAGGGGCGCTGGCCGAGGAGTTCGTGGGGGGCCGGGAGTTCAATGTGGGAGTGCTCGGGAACGGCACGGCGGCCGACCCCTTCCGGACGCTGCCCCCGGCCGAACTCGTCTACCGCAGCAAGAGGTGGCGCGTCTGCTCCTTCGAGTCGAAGTGGGACAACAACCACCCGGCGTACGGGGAGATCGCCCCCGAATGCCCGGCGAATATCCCCGACACCCTGCGCAACCGGCTGGAAAGGCTCACGCTTGCGTGCGCCCGGGCGTTCGAACTGTGCGGATACGCCCGCGTCGATTTCCGCATGAACCGGAGAGGGAAGCTGTTTGCGCTCGAGGTGAACCCGAATCCCGACATCTCGTCGAACGCGGGCCTCGACCGCGCCGCCCGCGCCGCGGGGATCTCCTACGAAGCGCTGGTCATCGAGATCCTGCGCCTCGCAATCTCCCGGGGGGCCCGGTGA